A stretch of Coccidioides posadasii str. Silveira chromosome 2, complete sequence DNA encodes these proteins:
- the RDH54 gene encoding helicase (EggNog:ENOG410PG5P~COG:L~BUSCO:1639at33183), protein MPFKPFKPPLIRRPPSAPQTQHDTSESVSQPSAKRRRIGDQASDVATEEGVKPNGTVHVVKSGQALYRKPSILANNSSKLLDKTGRNDTASGDGGVEGYYNVLWRKFTAKKHRTWDGDGILSLRGGYAYLQDVSGKDMGRIMFNSPLKPGSALSIGGKDVEVDSILSKEEYLAGRSFLGVNRESPDVLLKKPELPRMTPISVSRIGSVRKPDATKPAVIGRRVEVREAEEAVKKVLNVAAPKSIATNSRFKNPLKEDSVLPSKPNKEVTPRHDQNQPGAIVMKRPESVPKDKQIVDVVVDPLLGKHLREHQREGVKFLYECVMGMRPFNGEGAILADEMGLGKTLQTIALLWTLMKQNPIYGASPVVKKALIVCPVTLIKNWQKEFRKWLGNDRLGVFVADGKHMRLTDFTMGMSYNVMIIGYERLRTVQEELAKGRGIDIVIADEGHRLKTVQNKSAQAIQSLNTARRIILSGTPIQNDLSEFFAMVDFVNPGLLGTFKMFMKEFEGPIVKSRQPGASKKDIEKGEARSEELAGLTSKFILRRTADILSKHLPPKTEYILFCNPTPAQANIYRHVIASPIFQSALGNSESALQLITILKKLCNSPSLLTLKVLKDENPNCTISSLISTLPPNLLRHFSPASSGKIRVLDQLLHNLHSTTSEKIVLVSNYTSTLNLLAALLSSLSLPYLRLDGSTPASKRQFLVDDFNRSSSKSCFAFLLSAKAGGIGLNLTGASRLVLFDVDWNPATDIQAMARIHRDGQKRHCHIYRMLLRGGLEEKIWQRQVTKLGLSDSVMDQKNSVAHFSREELRDLFRLDEDAECQTHDLLGCECEGRGRDVSIIADVGDNGDNLSDSESLTESDGSDEIPDPPSLIKASKLLSHPSTGERKNAANKRRRKMRSLMQYSHISTPLLVTKHRKSLEEQIGDDVLLSLLGEEGNGVRYLFKRDGFAGLSTNTDKMGI, encoded by the exons ATGCCATTCAAGCCCTTTAAGCCTCCGCTCATCCGAAGGCCGCCCTCCGCTCCCCAAACGCAGCACGATACCTCTGAATCGGTTTCCCAGCCCTCCGCTAAACGGCGTCGTATCGGCGACCAGGCCAGCGATGTAGCGACTGAAGAAGGAGTGAAGCCTAATGGGACAGTACATGTTGTGAAAAGTGGCCAGGCTCTCTATCGGAAACCGTCGATCTTGGCGAATAACTCGTCCAAGCTTCTCGATAAGACTGGGCGGAATGACACGGCAAGCGGCGACGGCGGCGTAGAGGGCTACTACAATGTTCTTTG GCGAAAATTTACGGCCAAAAAGCATAGGACATGGGATGGTGACGGGATCTTGTCCCTTCGAGGTGGCTATGCCTATCTCCAAGATGTTTCTGGAAAGGACATGGGCCGGATCATGTTCAATTCTCCCCTAAAACCTGGCTCAGCGCTGTCCATTGGCGGGAAGGATGTTGAGGTCGACTCAATACTTTCCAAGGAAGAATATCTCGCCGGTCGTTCATTCCTCGGCGTAAATAGGGAGTCGCCTGATGTATTATTGAAGAAGCCAGAGCTACCGCGAATGACACCGATTAGTGTCTCTCGCATTGGTTCCGTACGAAAACCAGATGCTACTAAGCCGGCAGTGATTGGAAGGAGGGTAGAAGTACGTGAGGCCGAAGAAGCTGTAAAAAAGGTGCTTAATGTTGCAGCACCAAAAAGTATTGCAACGAATAGTCGTTTCAAAAACCCCTTGAAAGAAGACTCTGTACTGCCGTCGAAACCGAACAAAGAAGTCACTCCACGACATGACCAAAACCAGCCGGGAGCAATCGTGATGAAACGCCCAGAATCAGTTCCAAAGGATAAGCAGATCGTTGATGTCGTCGTTGACCCTCTCCTGGGAAAACATCTTCGCGAACATCAGCGCGAGGGTGTCAAGTTTCTTTACGAATGCGTTATGGGAATGCGCCCTTTCAACGGTGAAGGGGCCATCCTTGCGGATGAAATGGGACTTGGGAAAACATTACAGACAATAGCTTTGCTGTGGACTCTAATGAAGCAAAATCCAATATACGGGGCATCCCCAGTGGTTAAAAAGGCTCTCATCGTATGCCCGGTGACGCTGATTAAGAATTGGCAAAAAGAATTCAGAAAATGGTTAGGAAATGATCGACTTGGCGTGTTTGTTGCGGATGGAAAACACATGAGGCTTACGGATTTTACGATGGGAATGAGTTATAATGTTATGATCATCGGGTATGAAAGATTACGAACTGTGCAAGAGGAATTGGCCAAAGGTCGTGGGATTGATATCGTCATCGCAGATGAAGGGCACAGATTGAAGACCGTTCAGAATAAAAGTGCCCAGGCGATTCAATCCCTTAATACTGCTCGACGTATCATTCTTTCGGGAACGCCGATTCAAAACGACTTGAGTGAGTTCTTCGCTATGGTGGATTTTGTCAACCCTGGTCTGTTGGGCACTTTCAAAATGTTTATGAAAGAATTTGAAGGCCCTATTGTGAAGTCCAGGCAGCCAGGCGCGTCCAAGAAGGACATCGAAAAGGGTGAGGCTAGAAGCGAGGAGTTAGCAGGTCTAACGTCCAAGTTTATCTTGCGCCGGACCGCAGATATCCTTTCTAAGCATCTCCCACCCAAAACTGAATATATCCTGTTTTGCAATCCGACTCCTGCCCAAGCGAATATATACCGCCATGTGATCGCCTCTCCGATATTCCAGTCAGCACTCGGAAACTCGGAGAGTGCTTTGCAGCTTATTACGATTCTAAAGAAGCTCTGCAATAGTCCTTCTTTGCTCACTCTAAAAGTCTTAAAGGATGAGAACCCGAATTGTACAATCAGCTCTCTCATATCGACCCTCCCACCTAATCTGCTTCGACATTTTTCACCCGCATCGAGCGGCAAAATTAGAGTTCTGGACCAGCTGCTCCACAACCTGCACAGCACAACGTCGGAGAAGATTGTGCTAGTGTCAAACTACACATCAACTCTCAACCTTCTCGCGGCTCTTTTGTCGTCTCTATCCCTCCCATATCTACGCCTCGATGGTTCTACCCCAGCCAGCAAACGTCAATTCCTTGTTGACGATTTTAACCGCTCGTCATCCAAATCCTGCTTCGCATTTCTCCTTTCTGCAAAAGCTGGGGGGATCGGGCTCAATCTCACCGGCGCCAGCCGCCTGGTGCTCTTTGATGTGGACTGGAATCCCGCGACGGACATCCAGGCCATGGCGCGTATCCATCGTGACGGGCAAAAGAGACACTGTCACATCTACCGAATGTTACTTAGAGGCGGACTCGAGGAGAAGATCTGGCAAAGACAAGTTACGAAACTTGGTCTATCAGATAGCGTGATGGATCAGAAAAACAGCGTAGCGCATTTTTCTAGGGAAGAATTGAGAGATTTGTTTAGACTCGATGAGGATGCCGAGTGTCAAACACATGACCTTTTAGGCTGCGAGTGCGAGgggagaggaagagatgTTTCAATTATAGCGGATGTTGGCGATAATGGGGACAACCTGTCTGACTCCGAGAGCCTCACGGAGAGTGACGGTTCAGATGAAATCCCAGATCCGCCTTCGCTAATCAAGGCGTCTAAACTTCTCAGCCATCCATCAACCGGCGAAAGAAAAAATGCtgccaacaagagaagaaggaaaatgCGCTCTCTCATGCAGTATTCTCACATTAGCACTCCACTTCTCGTCACCAAACATAGAAAATCACTAGAAGAGCAGATTGGCGACGATGTTCTTTTATCGTTACTCGGAGAAGAAGGCAACGGGGTCCGATACTTGTTTAAACGGGATGGCTTCGCAGGGTTATCGACAAATACAGACAAAATGGGGATTTAA
- the HSP98 gene encoding Heat shock protein hsp98 (EggNog:ENOG410PGGQ~COG:O), translating to MNTSQFTDRANEAIQQAGELADQFAHPEIAPIHLAVALLNPILAETEDGGKSAPIPLFKQVVERAHGDTQQLDRSLQRALVRLPSQDPPPAQLAISPALAKVIRSAKELAKTQKDSYVAIDHLIIALAGDSTVKRALADSNVPDVKMIDSAVQQIRGTKRVDSKTADSEVDSEFLKKFTIDMTALAREGKIDPVIGREEEIRRVIRILSRRTKNNPVLIGEPGVGKTTIVEGLARRIVNADVPANLAHCKLLSLDVGALVAGTKYRGEFEERMKGVLKEIEESKETIVLFVDEMHLLMGAGNSGGGGMDAANLLKPMLARGQLHCIGATTLGEYRKYIEKDQAFERRFQQVLVKEPSVSETISILRGLKERYEVHHGVNILDAAIVSAATLAARYLTARRLPDSAVDLIDEAAAAVRVARESQPEAIDNMERRLRQLQIEIHALEREKDAASKTRLEVAKQEAANVNEELRPLREKYEREKQRSRDIQDAKMKLDQLKVKAEEATRSGDMQTASDLVYYAIPDVEKRIERLEAARARQDAEAVAQAGAEGETLLADAVGPEQINEIVARWTGIPVTRLKTSEKDRLLHMESHLGKIVIGQKEAVQSVSNAIRLQRSGLANPNQPPSFLFCGPSGTGKTLLTKALAEFLFDDPKAMIRFDMSEYQERHSLSRMIGAPPGYVGHDAGGQLTEALRRRPFSILLFDEVEKAAKEVLTVLLQLMDDGRITDGQGRIVDASNCIVVMTSNLGAEYLSRPNTADGAIDPTTKELVMGALRNYFLPEFLNRISSIIIFNRLSKREIRRIVDIRLGEIQRRLEQNDRNVKISCTDEVKDYLGKAGYSPAYGARPLSRLIEKEILNRLAVLILRGAIKDDEVARVAMQGGHITVLPNHVGSEDEDEEMIDEDEAIAELEDDMGDKDLYE from the coding sequence ATCGCTCCCTGCAAAGGGCCCTGGTCCGCTTACCCAGTCAGGACCCCCCTCCCGCGCAATTGGCCATCTCTCCCGCCCTAGCCAAGGTCATACGCTCCGCCAAAGAACTCGCCAAAACACAGAAGGATAGCTATGTTGCCATCGACCACCTTATTATCGCTTTGGCCGGGGACTCTACCGTCAAGCGGGCCTTGGCTGATTCGAACGTTCCCGACGTGAAGATGATCGACTCCGCCGTCCAGCAGATTCGTGGGACAAAGAGAGTGGACTCCAAAACTGCGGATTCCGAGGTGGACAGCGAATTCCTCAAGAAATTCACCATCGACATGACAGCCCTGGCGAGAGAAGGGAAGATAGATCCCGTCATCGGCCGAGAAGAAGAGATCAGACGGGTCATCAGAATATTGAGTCGACGAACCAAAAACAACCCGGTCCTCATCGGTGAACCTGGTGTAGGTAAAACCACAATCGTCGAAGGTTTGGCCCGACGAATCGTTAACGCTGATGTTCCTGCAAACCTCGCTCATTGCAAGCTCCTTTCTCTGGATGTGGGTGCGCTCGTCGCTGGCACCAAGTATCGTGGCGAGTTCGAAGAGCGCATGAAAGGTGTCCTGAAGGAAATTGAAGAGTCAAAGGAGACGATCGTTCTCTTCGTCGATGAAATGCACCTTCTCATGGGAGCCGGTAACAGCGGAGGAGGTGGTATGGACGCTGCTAACCTCCTCAAACCAATGCTTGCACGTGGGCAGCTACATTGCATCGGCGCGACCACCCTTGGAGAATACAGAAAGTATATTGAAAAGGACCAAGCTTTCGAGCGGCGTTTCCAACAGGTTCTCGTTAAAGAGCCCTCGGTCAGCGAAACCATCTCCATTCTTCGAGGCTTAAAGGAGAGATACGAGGTCCACCACGGTGTCAACATCCTCGATGCAGCAATAGTCTCTGCTGCGACATTGGCTGCCCGTTACCTCACTGCCAGGCGACTTCCAGACTCCGCCGTCGATCTCATCGACGAAGCAGCCGCCGCAGTTCGCGTTGCTCGAGAATCACAGCCTGAAGCTATTGACAATATGGAAAGGCGACTGCGCCAGTTGCAAATTGAAATCCACGCTTTGGAACGGGAAAAGGATGCCGCCTCGAAAACACGATTGGAGGTCGCCAAGCAAGAGGCAGCCAACGTCAACGAAGAATTACGGCCGCTCCGTGAAAAATATGAGCGTGAGAAGCAACGTAGCCGCGATATTCAGGACGCAAAAATGAAGCTCGATCAGCTCAAGGTTAAAGCAGAAGAGGCCACACGATCCGGCGACATGCAAACGGCTTCAGACTTGGTTTATTACGCCATTCCAGATGTTGAAAAGCGCATCGAAcgactggaagcagctcgAGCCCGCCAAGACGCCGAAGCGGTTGCTCAGGCTGGGGCGGAGGGCGAGACTCTCCTCGCCGACGCAGTTGGCCCGGAGCAGATAAACGAGATTGTTGCTCGATGGACGGGTATCCCGGTTACCAGGTTGAAAACATCGGAAAAGGACCGGCTTCTCCATATGGAGTCCCATCTAGGCAAGATCGTTATTGGACAAAAAGAAGCTGTTCAATCGGTCAGCAATGCGATTCGGCTGCAGCGTTCGGGCCTCGCGAATCCAAATCAACCCCCCAGCTTCCTGTTCTGCGGTCCCTCGGGAACAGGTAAAACTCTTTTGACGAAGGCCTTGGCTGAATTCCTCTTTGATGACCCCAAGGCCATGATTCGATTCGATATGTCGGAGTATCAAGAGCGTCATTCTCTCAGCCGTATGATCGGGGCTCCCCCTGGATACGTGGGCCATGACGCTGGTGGCCAACTCACTGAAGCTCTCAGACGTCGTCCATTCTCTATTCTCCTTTTTGACGAAGTCGAGAAAGCTGCAAAAGAGGTCCTTACCGTGCTCTTGCAGTTGATGGACGATGGACGTATCACCGATGGCCAGGGAAGAATCGTGGACGCCAGCAATTGCATTGTCGTCATGACGTCCAATTTGGGTGCTGAATACCTTTCTCGACCTAACACTGCCGATGGAGCCATCGATCCAACCACTAAAGAGCTTGTCATGGGCGCTCTGCGCAACTACTTTTTACCCGAATTCCTCAACAGAATTTCCAGCATTATCATTTTCAATAGACTATCCAAGCGTGAAATTAGAAGAATTGTGGACATTAGACTGGGCGAGATTCAGCGCAGGCTCGAGCAGAACGATCGAAACGTCAAAATCTCTTGTACAGATGAGGTCAAAGACTATCTTGGAAAGGCTGGCTATTCTCCGGCGTACGGTGCCCGCCCACTGTCCAGGCTCATTGAGAAAGAGATTTTGAACCGACTCGCGGTGTTGATACTCAGAGGAGCTATCAAAGATGATGAAGTCGCGCGTGTGGCGATGCAGGGAGGCCATATCACGGTGCTCCCGAACCACGTTGGCAGCGAAGACGAGGACGAGGAAAtgattgatgaagatgaagctATTGCAGAACTGGAAGACGACATGGGGGATAAAGACCTCTACGAATAA